The Struthio camelus isolate bStrCam1 chromosome 14, bStrCam1.hap1, whole genome shotgun sequence genome has a window encoding:
- the CFAP92 gene encoding uncharacterized protein CFAP92 isoform X6, translated as MESKAQKESSARLVKAKETYLSKLPTSNYGLPHPSRTDDLCTASVPFANNRFLNEVQLVKQKAVADPPGDTTSEKPEKTKDDLGSLTYQADKTVTASGRRASGPKKVIAAGNKRLLSHVKLPNAQTMLVAMAKKHGSTSLQLALMPLLAGEKSVISRLEENNPKVLDAYMTFTVETPLLSERQRHELNPLIIKIRSATCLPNTPVPIEVLQKLCVPTYCKYKFHSFPVHQTHGQIHGTHVYFKDVNVLLTGTMKPEELKGYLRGPPMEIEVHDRDRNMANNTQKPCLFGEDQADEKVGEVSLLACKSTIYNSFTKNKAWHPHGIAKVSLADLLLGKKCLNISVPIHSCSAPNAAACKEEEKNERIVGSVDSFSLLPMGHYLESDSILKVRVEIAIPLGLQAETADTEVTNYPYGCIIYIFDYNNASLLHDLMEEITEINAEALRLDCYPVELIQMALATLKLKTTHKHQKVSELDIVTGFHVLDGAIHLFVLEGLKDKAIKRLWDRHFERTNRPEDGRLEILYNSHLSFHQRLYIDLEAILYHFRLCKPLFTITKQPLLYVRGMVPWACFQALSRLSYLCHSKRLRDVVHGDLLPSAEMITVLSQEFGIPLTKEDLFTQKPPSVSFSSDSYTKPAKVSSVKPAVYSSLDNYNEKYMQWKKEIEDKISSERNHIEANIAAVSQLKGKMKNPKFEAFRIFPVDGKSVYNYSSQSLNSTELAKKRLRQEMATEPKKRFTYCREYLSAMLDPVDLVAAYKESLAKSKSMWLSPDGFVFPGYKSSIESNLHPQMPDKARLKELSEKWQENVLFGNMDPVLPRDRWSWDKRHIDFDLYKKPPELCMATVLQRDATQVLQTAFDDTKLKVHRCSTAAELRARGPRAAFQLQKLQGLLKDKPLKFSLRKPGLILKPMPALSVLDSQPCDNSSDVLGKRKSITCGFVPGASDQHSLKWNKNIIPCHNREHEKFEKLKGADFKENDQHEEDTVTSSHNSKTLPRMIRWSQQLFWMQLQVLSIGMSPSLKTDEKPFSVINLEGLTHAKSQVSRPLKTEVNQFGFATCEL; from the exons GTAGAAGAGCTTCTGGTCCAAAAAAAGTCATTGCTGCAGGCAACAAGAGACTGTTGAGCCATGTTAAACTGCCTAATGCCCAGACCATGCTCGTGGCTATGGCAAAGAAACATGGCAGTACTTCACTGCAGTTGGCTCTCATGCCTCTCCTCGCAG GGGAAAAGTCTGTGATCAGTCGTCTGGAAGAAAACAATCCTAAAGTTTTAGATGCCTATATGACTTTCACTGTGGAAACACCTCTTCtgtctgaaagacaaagacatgaaTTGAATCCACTGATTATAAAGATTCGTTCAGCTACCTGCCTCCCAAATACACCTGTACCAATAGAAGTGCTGCAG aaattgtGTGTTCCCACTTACTGTAAATACAAGTTTCACAGCTTTCCAGTTCATCAAACTCATGGACAAATCCATGGAACTCATGTCTACTTTAAGGATGTTAACGTGCTTCTAACAGGGACAATGAAACCCGAAGAATTAAAAGGGTATCTTAGAGGTCCGCCTATGGAGATTGAAGTTCATGACCGGGATAGAAACATGGCAAACAACACACAAAAGCCATGTTTGTTTGGGGAGGATCAAGCTGATGAGAAAGTGGGTGAGGTGAGCCTCCTTGCTTGCAAATCCACAATCTATAACTCATTTACAAAGAACAAGGCGTGGCATCCACATGGGATAGCTAAAGTCAGTCTAGCTGATTTATTATTGGGTAAAAAGTGCTTGAATATCAGTGTGCCCATTCATAGCTGCTCAGCTCCAAATGCAGCTGCctgcaaggaggaggagaagaatgaGAGAATAGTAGGGTCAGTGGATAGTTTCTCCCTACTACCTATGGGGCATTATCTAGAGTCAGACTCGATCTTGAAAGTAAGAGTGGAAATAGCTATCCCACTGGGACTGCAAGCAGAAACTGCTGATACTGAAGTCACAAATTACCCGTATGGCTGCATAATCTACATTTTTGACTACAATAATGCGTCATTATTACATGATTTGATGGAAGAGATCACAGAAATCAATGCTGAAGCCCTTCGGCTGGACTGTTACCCTGTAGAGTTAATCCAAATGGCTCTTGCTACATTAAAACTGAAAACCACACACAAACATCAGAAAGTTTCTGAGTTGGATATTGTAACTGGTTTCCATGTACTGGATGGAGCAATTCATCTCTTTGTCTTGGAGGGATTAAAAGACAAAGCAATCAAGAGACTCTGGGACAGACACTTTGAAAG GACTAACAGACCTGAAGATGGACGATTGGAAATACTATATAATTCACACCTGTCTTTCCATCAACGCCTCTATATAGACCTGGAAGCTATCCTGTATCATTTCCGCCTCTGTAAGCCCCTCTTCACTATAACGAAACAGCCGCTGCTTTATGTGAGAGGTATGGTTCCTTGGGCATGTTTCCAGGCTTTGTCCAG GCTCAGCTACCTCTGTCACAGTAAGCGGTTGAGGGATGTTGTTCACGGGGATTTGTTGCCCTCAGCAGAAATGATCACAGTCTTGAGTCAAGAGTTTGGAATTCCATTAACTAAAGAGGATCTGTTCACTCAGAAACCTCCTTCAGTCTCATTTTCCTCTGATTCTTATACAAAACCAGCAAAAGTTAGCAGTGTGAAACCAGCAGTATATTCTTCGTTAGATAACTACAATGAAAAGTATatgcagtggaagaaagaaatagaagacaAAATATCTTCTGAAAGAAACCATATTGAG GCCAACATTGCTGCTGTAAGCCAACtcaaaggaaagatgaaaaaccCGAAGTTTGAAGCCTTCAGGATTTTTCCTGTTGATGGCAAATCTGTCTATAACTACAGTTCTCAGAGCCTGAATTCTACAGAACTTGCAAAGAAACGTCTTCGCCAGGAAATGGCAACG gaaccAAAGAAGAGATTCACTTACTGTCGTGAATATCTATCGGCTATGTTGGATCCAGTGGATTTGGTTGCTGCTTATAAAGAATCCTTAGCAAAATCCAAAAGTATGTGGCTGTCACCAGATGGATTTGTATTTCCTGGATATAAGAGCAGCATTGAAAGCAACCTTCACCCTCAAATGCCTGATAAGGCACGTCTGAAGGAGTTAAGTGAG AAATGGCAGGAGAACGTTCTGTTTGGTAACATGGACCCGGTGCTGCCACGAGACAGATGGAGTTGGGACAAACGACATATCGATTTTGATCTTTACAAGAAACCGCCTGAGCTGTGCATGGCAACAGTCCTGCAGAGAG ATGCTACTCAGGTTCTGCAAACTGCGTTTGATGATACCAAGCTGAAAGTTCACCGGTGCTCCACAGCAGCTGAGTTACGCGCACGTGGGCCAAGAGCCGCTTTTCAGCTACAGAAGCTCCAAGGACTTCTGAAAGACAAACCCTTGAAATTCTCACTCAGGAAGCCAGGCCTCATTTTGAAG CCTATGCCAGCCTTGTCGGTGTTGGACAGTCAACCCTGTGACAACAGTTCGGATGTCCTGGGAAAGAGGAAGAGCATCACTTGCGGCTTTGTACCAGGTGCTAGTGACCAGCACAGCTTGAAGTGGAACAAAAATATAATCCCCTGCCATAACAGAGAACATGAGAAGTTTGAAAAACTCAAAGGAGCAGACTTCAA AGAGAACGATCAGCACGAGGAGGACACAGTAACATCCTCGCACAACAGCAAGACCCTCCCCAGAATGATACGATGGAGCCAACAGTTATTCTGGATGCAG ctaCAGGTTCTCAGCATTGGGATGTCcccctcactgaaaactgatGAGAAGCCATTCTCAGTAATAAATCTAGAAGGGCTTACACATGCAAAATCTCAAGTTTCAAGACCGCTGAAGACTGAGGTTAATCAGTTTGGATTTGCCACATGCGAATTGTAG
- the CFAP92 gene encoding uncharacterized protein CFAP92 isoform X7, translated as MESKAQKESSARLVKAKETYLSKLPTSNYGLPHPSRTDDLCTASVPFANNRFLNEVQLVKQKAVADPPGDTTSEKPEKTKDDLGSLTYQADKTVTASGRRASGPKKVIAAGNKRLLSHVKLPNAQTMLVAMAKKHGSTSLQLALMPLLAGEKSVISRLEENNPKVLDAYMTFTVETPLLSERQRHELNPLIIKIRSATCLPNTPVPIEVLQKLCVPTYCKYKFHSFPVHQTHGQIHGTHVYFKDVNVLLTGTMKPEELKGYLRGPPMEIEVHDRDRNMANNTQKPCLFGEDQADEKVGEVSLLACKSTIYNSFTKNKAWHPHGIAKVSLADLLLGKKCLNISVPIHSCSAPNAAACKEEEKNERIVGSVDSFSLLPMGHYLESDSILKVRVEIAIPLGLQAETADTEVTNYPYGCIIYIFDYNNASLLHDLMEEITEINAEALRLDCYPVELIQMALATLKLKTTHKHQKVSELDIVTGFHVLDGAIHLFVLEGLKDKAIKRLWDRHFERTNRPEDGRLEILYNSHLSFHQRLYIDLEAILYHFRLCKPLFTITKQPLLYVRGMVPWACFQALSRLSYLCHSKRLRDVVHGDLLPSAEMITVLSQEFGIPLTKEDLFTQKPPSVSFSSDSYTKPAKVSSVKPAVYSSLDNYNEKYMQWKKEIEDKISSERNHIEANIAAVSQLKGKMKNPKFEAFRIFPVDGKSVYNYSSQSLNSTELAKKRLRQEMATEPKKRFTYCREYLSAMLDPVDLVAAYKESLAKSKSMWLSPDGFVFPGYKSSIESNLHPQMPDKARLKELSEKWQENVLFGNMDPVLPRDRWSWDKRHIDFDLYKKPPELCMATVLQRDATQVLQTAFDDTKLKVHRCSTAAELRARGPRAAFQLQKLQGLLKDKPLKFSLRKPGLILKPMPALSVLDSQPCDNSSDVLGKRKSITCGFVPGASDQHSLKWNKNIIPCHNREHEKFEKLKGADFKLLCYNHSFIYKRERSARGGHSNILAQQQDPPQNDTMEPTVILDAATGSQHWDVPLTEN; from the exons GTAGAAGAGCTTCTGGTCCAAAAAAAGTCATTGCTGCAGGCAACAAGAGACTGTTGAGCCATGTTAAACTGCCTAATGCCCAGACCATGCTCGTGGCTATGGCAAAGAAACATGGCAGTACTTCACTGCAGTTGGCTCTCATGCCTCTCCTCGCAG GGGAAAAGTCTGTGATCAGTCGTCTGGAAGAAAACAATCCTAAAGTTTTAGATGCCTATATGACTTTCACTGTGGAAACACCTCTTCtgtctgaaagacaaagacatgaaTTGAATCCACTGATTATAAAGATTCGTTCAGCTACCTGCCTCCCAAATACACCTGTACCAATAGAAGTGCTGCAG aaattgtGTGTTCCCACTTACTGTAAATACAAGTTTCACAGCTTTCCAGTTCATCAAACTCATGGACAAATCCATGGAACTCATGTCTACTTTAAGGATGTTAACGTGCTTCTAACAGGGACAATGAAACCCGAAGAATTAAAAGGGTATCTTAGAGGTCCGCCTATGGAGATTGAAGTTCATGACCGGGATAGAAACATGGCAAACAACACACAAAAGCCATGTTTGTTTGGGGAGGATCAAGCTGATGAGAAAGTGGGTGAGGTGAGCCTCCTTGCTTGCAAATCCACAATCTATAACTCATTTACAAAGAACAAGGCGTGGCATCCACATGGGATAGCTAAAGTCAGTCTAGCTGATTTATTATTGGGTAAAAAGTGCTTGAATATCAGTGTGCCCATTCATAGCTGCTCAGCTCCAAATGCAGCTGCctgcaaggaggaggagaagaatgaGAGAATAGTAGGGTCAGTGGATAGTTTCTCCCTACTACCTATGGGGCATTATCTAGAGTCAGACTCGATCTTGAAAGTAAGAGTGGAAATAGCTATCCCACTGGGACTGCAAGCAGAAACTGCTGATACTGAAGTCACAAATTACCCGTATGGCTGCATAATCTACATTTTTGACTACAATAATGCGTCATTATTACATGATTTGATGGAAGAGATCACAGAAATCAATGCTGAAGCCCTTCGGCTGGACTGTTACCCTGTAGAGTTAATCCAAATGGCTCTTGCTACATTAAAACTGAAAACCACACACAAACATCAGAAAGTTTCTGAGTTGGATATTGTAACTGGTTTCCATGTACTGGATGGAGCAATTCATCTCTTTGTCTTGGAGGGATTAAAAGACAAAGCAATCAAGAGACTCTGGGACAGACACTTTGAAAG GACTAACAGACCTGAAGATGGACGATTGGAAATACTATATAATTCACACCTGTCTTTCCATCAACGCCTCTATATAGACCTGGAAGCTATCCTGTATCATTTCCGCCTCTGTAAGCCCCTCTTCACTATAACGAAACAGCCGCTGCTTTATGTGAGAGGTATGGTTCCTTGGGCATGTTTCCAGGCTTTGTCCAG GCTCAGCTACCTCTGTCACAGTAAGCGGTTGAGGGATGTTGTTCACGGGGATTTGTTGCCCTCAGCAGAAATGATCACAGTCTTGAGTCAAGAGTTTGGAATTCCATTAACTAAAGAGGATCTGTTCACTCAGAAACCTCCTTCAGTCTCATTTTCCTCTGATTCTTATACAAAACCAGCAAAAGTTAGCAGTGTGAAACCAGCAGTATATTCTTCGTTAGATAACTACAATGAAAAGTATatgcagtggaagaaagaaatagaagacaAAATATCTTCTGAAAGAAACCATATTGAG GCCAACATTGCTGCTGTAAGCCAACtcaaaggaaagatgaaaaaccCGAAGTTTGAAGCCTTCAGGATTTTTCCTGTTGATGGCAAATCTGTCTATAACTACAGTTCTCAGAGCCTGAATTCTACAGAACTTGCAAAGAAACGTCTTCGCCAGGAAATGGCAACG gaaccAAAGAAGAGATTCACTTACTGTCGTGAATATCTATCGGCTATGTTGGATCCAGTGGATTTGGTTGCTGCTTATAAAGAATCCTTAGCAAAATCCAAAAGTATGTGGCTGTCACCAGATGGATTTGTATTTCCTGGATATAAGAGCAGCATTGAAAGCAACCTTCACCCTCAAATGCCTGATAAGGCACGTCTGAAGGAGTTAAGTGAG AAATGGCAGGAGAACGTTCTGTTTGGTAACATGGACCCGGTGCTGCCACGAGACAGATGGAGTTGGGACAAACGACATATCGATTTTGATCTTTACAAGAAACCGCCTGAGCTGTGCATGGCAACAGTCCTGCAGAGAG ATGCTACTCAGGTTCTGCAAACTGCGTTTGATGATACCAAGCTGAAAGTTCACCGGTGCTCCACAGCAGCTGAGTTACGCGCACGTGGGCCAAGAGCCGCTTTTCAGCTACAGAAGCTCCAAGGACTTCTGAAAGACAAACCCTTGAAATTCTCACTCAGGAAGCCAGGCCTCATTTTGAAG CCTATGCCAGCCTTGTCGGTGTTGGACAGTCAACCCTGTGACAACAGTTCGGATGTCCTGGGAAAGAGGAAGAGCATCACTTGCGGCTTTGTACCAGGTGCTAGTGACCAGCACAGCTTGAAGTGGAACAAAAATATAATCCCCTGCCATAACAGAGAACATGAGAAGTTTGAAAAACTCAAAGGAGCAGACTTCAA GTTACTTTGCTAtaatcattcatttatttacaaGAGAGAACGATCAGCACGAGGAGGACACAGTAACATCCTCGCACAACAGCAAGACCCTCCCCAGAATGATACGATGGAGCCAACAGTTATTCTGGATGCAG ctaCAGGTTCTCAGCATTGGGATGTCcccctcactgaaaactga